The Rhodocytophaga rosea genome has a segment encoding these proteins:
- a CDS encoding MepB family protein produces the protein MTTENILYSYLKVVKELVYDKCGLRLTNLQLNLESVQYGACTFDVNGKRVEHRVSKITPTKTGQFVTLWKRNKNGITKPFDMLDDMDFVVITSKSGDNMGQFIFPKSVLADKGIISQNEKGGKRGIRVYPLWDKVTNKQAEKTQRWQTKYFVTIKSDGSADLDLTKKLFDKTNKS, from the coding sequence ATGACAACTGAAAACATACTTTATTCCTACTTGAAAGTTGTGAAAGAATTAGTTTATGACAAATGCGGTTTAAGGCTTACAAACCTACAACTGAATTTAGAAAGTGTGCAATATGGTGCCTGCACATTTGATGTTAACGGAAAAAGAGTTGAACACAGAGTTTCTAAAATTACTCCAACAAAGACCGGACAATTTGTAACTCTTTGGAAACGAAACAAGAATGGGATAACCAAACCTTTTGACATGTTGGATGATATGGATTTTGTCGTGATTACATCAAAAAGTGGTGATAACATGGGACAATTTATTTTTCCAAAGTCAGTTTTGGCAGATAAAGGAATTATTTCACAAAATGAAAAAGGTGGGAAACGTGGAATTAGGGTTTATCCCTTGTGGGACAAGGTAACTAATAAACAAGCAGAAAAAACTCAACGTTGGCAGACAAAATATTTCGTAACAATTAAGAGCGATGGTTCTGCCGACCTTGACTTGACCAAGAAATTATTTGACAAAACAAACAAAAGCTAA
- a CDS encoding PAS domain-containing sensor histidine kinase, which yields MMRAEKSSFSNREAQQIIQYLPDPCLLLSVEGYILAASQAFYLITDTDEKILGEFLFDVFPENPDSPQVNAVSSLQYSFMEAVCSKQPHHIPLQQYDIPKGGKPSDGFIRKFWRAVNVPVLDEQGQVKYILHRTEDVTEQINDKKQIKDLTALTEELLMQEQLARQEAERQREYVFNLLMQTPVAIAIYEGSNFVVRFANEKLLEFAGRSREQILDRSLFEAIPEIAQHGFEVALKKVYTSGESLVQFDVSVRLTRHQTPEQAYFHIIYNPFRNLQGEIVGVIVACTEITGQVEAKEKLVQIMQDLKERNFELDQFVYKTSHDLRAPLMTILGLVRLIKGEPLPDSVSQYVDLIENRVNKLDGFIKSTLDYSRNTRTDVEYEKIDLNGLVKETFAALELMKNFERLAISLHIADGDFYSDLFRLRIIFSNLISNAVKYMDTSKAENCLNITIKVDDKLAKIHLYDNGMGIEKAYQDHIFGMFFRATEQSEGSGLGLYIVRQAVMALKGTITFRSKPGKGTHFLVILPNRMVN from the coding sequence ATGATGCGGGCAGAAAAGAGCTCTTTTTCTAATAGAGAAGCACAACAAATCATTCAATACTTGCCTGATCCTTGCCTGCTTCTCTCTGTGGAGGGCTATATCCTGGCAGCAAGCCAAGCCTTTTACCTCATTACTGATACCGATGAAAAGATACTAGGTGAATTCCTCTTTGATGTGTTTCCTGAAAATCCGGATTCACCTCAGGTGAATGCAGTCTCCTCCCTTCAATATTCTTTTATGGAAGCGGTCTGCAGCAAACAGCCCCACCATATACCCTTGCAGCAATATGATATTCCCAAAGGAGGGAAACCAAGCGATGGATTTATTAGGAAATTCTGGAGGGCGGTCAATGTACCAGTCCTCGATGAGCAGGGGCAGGTGAAGTATATCTTGCATAGAACAGAGGATGTCACAGAGCAGATCAATGATAAAAAACAAATCAAAGACCTGACTGCCCTCACCGAAGAACTATTAATGCAGGAACAGTTGGCTAGACAGGAGGCAGAACGTCAGCGGGAATATGTTTTCAACCTTTTGATGCAAACCCCTGTGGCCATTGCCATTTATGAGGGCAGTAATTTTGTAGTCCGCTTTGCCAATGAAAAGCTGCTGGAGTTTGCCGGAAGAAGCCGGGAGCAAATCCTTGATAGATCTCTTTTCGAAGCTATCCCTGAAATAGCTCAACATGGATTTGAAGTCGCGCTTAAAAAGGTGTATACCAGCGGAGAATCCCTGGTTCAATTCGATGTGTCAGTCAGACTAACAAGACACCAAACCCCAGAGCAGGCCTATTTTCACATTATCTATAATCCTTTCCGCAATTTGCAAGGGGAGATTGTTGGGGTGATTGTTGCCTGTACGGAGATCACAGGGCAAGTTGAAGCCAAAGAGAAACTAGTGCAAATCATGCAGGATTTAAAGGAGCGGAATTTTGAGCTTGACCAGTTTGTCTATAAAACATCTCATGATTTGCGAGCACCGCTGATGACCATCTTAGGGCTGGTGCGTTTAATAAAAGGAGAACCACTACCGGATTCAGTATCGCAATATGTAGATTTGATAGAAAACAGGGTTAACAAACTCGATGGCTTTATCAAATCTACTCTGGACTATTCTCGCAATACCCGCACGGATGTTGAGTATGAGAAAATTGATTTGAACGGTCTTGTCAAAGAGACCTTTGCTGCTTTGGAACTGATGAAGAATTTCGAGCGGCTAGCTATTTCCCTTCACATAGCCGATGGAGATTTTTACTCAGATTTATTCAGGCTCCGCATTATCTTTTCCAATCTGATTTCCAATGCTGTCAAGTACATGGATACTAGCAAAGCGGAGAATTGTCTCAATATTACCATAAAAGTAGATGATAAACTAGCAAAAATTCACCTCTATGACAATGGCATGGGCATTGAGAAGGCCTACCAGGACCATATTTTTGGCATGTTTTTTCGGGCTACTGAGCAATCAGAAGGCTCGGGGTTGGGACTCTATATTGTCAGACAGGCTGTGATGGCCCTGAAAGGCACTATCACCTTTCGAAGTAAGCCCGGAAAGGGCACGCATTTTCTCGTTATTCTACCAAACAGAATGGTGAATTAA
- a CDS encoding NADP-dependent isocitrate dehydrogenase yields MLPKTPITFAYGDGIGPEIMDATIRILTAAGAAISPEVIEIGEKVYLQGNTSGIDAQAWDSLRKTKIFLKAPITTPLGSGYKSLNVTIRKTLGLFANVRPCLSLHPFVTTKHPRLDVIIIRENEEDVYAGIEHQQSADVVQCLKLITRPGCEKIIRYAFEYAKTYGRKKVTCMTKNNIMKLTDGLFYQTFQQIGAQYPEIEKEHQIIDIGAALLADQPEKYDVVVTLNLYGDIISDVVAQIAGSVGLAGSANIGDHCTMFEAIHGSAPDIAGKNIANPSGLIQASILMLMHIGQNRVAERIHNAWLATIESGSHTADIFRQGVSKAKVGTQQFADQVIGNLDTYPAYFPKVNHSSHAPKPFVVLPYQRPVNHKQLVGADIFVCHDNISPDQLGDQLTGLTPAGLKLKMITNRGVKVYPQGHAETFCTDHWRCRFVAEGTVTENADPLYVPLEYSRLLSLQEVLSRAGLEIIKTENLYTFNGKRGFSLGQGE; encoded by the coding sequence ATGCTTCCAAAAACGCCCATTACGTTTGCCTATGGCGATGGCATAGGCCCTGAAATTATGGATGCCACCATCCGGATACTTACTGCCGCCGGTGCTGCTATTAGCCCGGAAGTGATCGAGATCGGAGAGAAAGTGTACCTGCAAGGCAATACATCCGGCATTGATGCGCAAGCGTGGGATTCGCTGAGAAAAACAAAAATATTTTTAAAAGCACCTATTACCACACCTCTTGGCAGCGGGTACAAAAGCCTGAATGTAACGATCAGAAAAACCTTGGGGCTGTTTGCCAATGTACGTCCTTGTTTGTCACTCCACCCATTTGTGACTACCAAACATCCCAGGTTAGATGTAATCATCATCCGGGAGAATGAGGAAGATGTATATGCCGGCATAGAGCATCAACAGTCAGCCGATGTCGTGCAATGCCTTAAACTGATTACCCGTCCGGGATGCGAAAAAATTATCCGCTATGCCTTTGAATATGCCAAAACGTATGGCAGGAAAAAAGTGACCTGCATGACCAAAAACAACATCATGAAACTCACCGATGGCTTGTTTTACCAGACCTTCCAGCAGATAGGTGCCCAGTATCCGGAAATTGAAAAGGAGCATCAGATTATAGACATCGGCGCTGCCCTGCTGGCTGATCAACCGGAAAAGTATGATGTAGTGGTTACCCTGAACCTGTATGGGGATATTATTTCTGATGTAGTAGCCCAGATAGCAGGTTCTGTAGGTCTGGCAGGCTCGGCCAATATCGGAGACCATTGCACCATGTTTGAGGCCATTCATGGATCTGCCCCGGATATAGCCGGGAAAAATATAGCCAACCCGTCCGGGTTGATACAGGCATCCATTCTGATGCTGATGCATATCGGACAAAACAGGGTAGCCGAAAGGATACATAACGCTTGGCTGGCTACGATTGAAAGCGGCTCGCATACGGCAGATATTTTCCGGCAAGGCGTAAGTAAAGCAAAGGTGGGCACCCAGCAGTTTGCCGACCAGGTGATCGGTAACCTGGATACATATCCGGCTTATTTTCCAAAGGTTAATCATAGCAGCCATGCACCCAAACCCTTTGTTGTACTACCTTATCAAAGACCTGTGAACCACAAGCAACTGGTCGGAGCTGATATTTTTGTTTGCCATGACAATATTTCACCCGATCAGTTAGGCGATCAGCTTACGGGGTTAACGCCTGCCGGCCTGAAGTTAAAGATGATCACCAACCGGGGTGTAAAAGTGTATCCACAAGGGCATGCAGAAACCTTTTGTACCGATCACTGGAGATGCCGCTTTGTGGCCGAAGGGACAGTAACAGAGAATGCAGACCCTTTATATGTTCCCCTGGAATATTCAAGGTTGCTTTCCCTACAGGAAGTGCTCTCGCGAGCCGGTCTGGAAATCATCAAAACCGAAAACCTCTATACATTTAATGGAAAGAGGGGGTTTTCTCTTGGACAGGGGGAATAA